TTTCCTCCGCGAAGCGGCGCGCGCCGCCTGATCGTCTGCATTCGCGCACGCCTCGCGTGTGCGCTTTTATGGCGAGGATCCGCCGACTCAGCTGATCCGGCTACGAACTCTCATCGTCCTTGCCGCGCGAATTTTCATCGACGAGAACAGTGTTCTCGATCGGCGTGATCACCTTGAGCGTCAAAAAAGTGAAAAGCGCGATCGCAACCGCAACGTCATAGCCGCCAAGACCAACTGCGGCTCCAATAGCGCCTGTGGCCCACAGGCTCGCCGCGGTCGCCGTCCCCTGAACCGCCGCGCCCTGCTTGAGAATGGCGCCGCCGCCGATGAATCCTATTCCAGAGATGATGCCCTGGACAATTCTCGCCGTTCCATCGGTTGAATTCGCCATCACCTGCTCAGTCGCCTGGATAAAGCCGCACGAGGCAAGAGCGACGATCGGAAAGGTGCGAAGCCCTGCGCTGCGCTCCTGTCGCTCTCGATCCCAGCCGATCGGCAATGCGAGCGCATAGGCGCCCGCCAGCGCCGCGAGATGTGGAAGTATTTGAAATTTTTCCACGTCGAAGCCTTTGCTCTACTCGCTCTTCCACTAGTCGACGCAGAGCGCGTTTCAATGCCGCCGAACGCTCTGGACTGGCGCGAGCTTTGGCCAATATGGATCGTTATGCGCAGGAAGTTCGATCGCGACGCCGCATGAGCAGAACTAAAATCGCAATTGTTGCGATGGCGAATGGCGCTCCCGGCGCCCAGGCCGTCTCAGATTCGCGAGCGAAGATCGCAGTCGCGATCATCGTCGCCTGCGCGGTCGGGCTTGTCGCTTACGCGGGTCCAGGCCTCGGACCTCGCGCGTCGCACATGGCGACGCACATTATGCTTATGAGCGCGCTCGCGCCTTTTTTGGCCGTGCTGTCGATTAGGTTTGCGTCGACTCCGGTTCTTGCGACCGGTCGCGCCCTGGCGATCGTCACCGCGGCGCAGCTTGCCCTGCTCTATGCGTGGCATGCGCCGGGCGCTGCCGCTTACACGGAGTCGCATCCGGCTGCGCATTTTTCGATGCACGCCTCATTGCTCGCGTCGGCGTTGCTTTTTTGGCTGGCGATTCTCGGCGATACAGGAGTCGCGCGCTGGCGCGGCGTCGCCGCGCTGGCGATCACCGGCAAGCTCGCCTGCCTTCTCGGCGTGCTTCTTGTGTTCGCGCCGCGCGTTCTCGACACGAGCGCTGCGAGTTGGGAAGCGACCACAGAGATGATGCTGGCGGATCAGCGCCTTGCCGGTTTGCTGATGCTGGCGGCCTGCCCGGCGAGCTATGTGCTCTCCGGCGTTTGGATCGCATCCCAGTGGCTGCTTGCTTTGGAGGACGATCGCTTGCGCGCGCGGTCCGATCGTCCGCACGGCGCCTAGAGCGCCGCCTCGATGCCTGAACGCCAAAGCGACCCCAAACGCCTTCCAAACGAGACGCCGCGGCCGCCAGGCGAACTTGAAGAGCTTGAGCGCGCCTGGGCCTATCCGCCAGGGTGGCGAAAAATCAGCGAGATCAACAACAGTCTCGTCGGCGTCATCTATATCGGCGCGGCCTTTCTGTTCTTTCTGCTCGCGGGCGTGCTGGCGCTGATCATGCGCGTCCAGCTTTCGCACGGCGACAATCGTTTCATCGGACAGGATCTCTACAACCAGATCTTTACCGTGCATGGCACGACGATGATGTTCCTGTTCGCCGTGCCTGTGATGGAGGCGCTGAGCGTCATCCTGCTGCCGCAGATGCTGGCCGCGCGCGACCTGCCCTTCCCAAGGCTCAGCGCCTTCGCCGTCTGGGCCTATGTGATCGGCGGCCTCGTGTTCTTCTCGACGATTTTCTACGGCCTTTCGCCGAGCGGCGGCTGGTTCATGTATCCGCCGCTGACGCTGACAAGATTTTCGCCCGGAGATAACGCCGATTTCTGGCTGCTCGGCATCGGCTTCATCGAAATATCCGCGATCGCTGGCGCGATTGAAATCATCGTCGGGATGCTGCGCACGCGGCCGCCGGGGATGACGCTCGACAAGATGCCGCTCTTTGGCTGGTCGATGCTGGTCTTTGCGGCGATGATCGTCTTCGCCTTCCCCGCCGTGATCCTCGCGACGATGATGCTCGAGATCGAGCGGTCCTTCGGCTGGCCCTTCTTCAACGCGGCCCAGAGCGGCGATCCGTTGCTGTGGCAGCACCTCTTCTGGTTTTTCGGGCATCCCGAGGTCTACATCATCTTCCTGCCGGGGGCCGGTCTCGTCTCGATGATCGTGCCGACGATGGCGCAACGCCCGCTCATCGGATACCGGCTGATCGTCGTCGCGCTGATCGCGACAGGCTTCTTCAGCTTCGGCCTGTGGGTGCATCACATGTTCAGCACCGGCATTCCGGCGCTGAGCCTCGGCTTCTTTTCGGCCGCGAGCATGGCTGTCGCCGTGCCTTCCGGCATTCAGGTCTTTTCATGGATCGCGACGATCGCCGCGGCGCGCGATCGATTCAGACTCTCCACGCCGTCGCTGTTCATCCTCGGATTTCTTTTCATCTTCGCCATCGGCGGCCTAACGGGCGTGATGGTTGCGGTCGTTCCGTTCGATCTTCAGGCGCATGACAGCTATTTCATCGTTGCGCATTTCCATTACGTGCTCGTCGGCGGCATGGTGTTTCCGCTCTTTGCGACCTTCTATTACTGGGACCCGATGATCAGCCGGAACCGGCTTTCGGAGCGCCTTGGGCGCTATGTGTTCTGGCTGATGTTCGTGGGCTTCAACGTCGCCTTTTTCCCCATGCACGTCTCAGGTCTCCTCGGCATGCCGCGGCGGGTTTGGACCTACCCCCGCGCCATGGGCTGGGACACGCTCAATATGATATCGACGATCGGCGCGTTCATTCTCGCGCTCGGCGTGCTGGTGTTCGTCGTCGATATTTTCGTGCGCTTCCGACGCGACTGGGAGACGCAGCGAACGCAGACCAATCCCTGGAACGCCGGAACGCTGGAGTGGCTGCCGAGCGATCTCTATTCGATGCGCAGCGTTCCGATCGTGACGAGTCGCTACCCTCTATGGGATCGGCCCAATCTCGCCGAGGACGTCGCGGCGGGGGCCTATTATCTGCCGAACGCCGCAACCGGACGGCGCGAGACGATCGTCACCTCGCCCATCGAAGCCCGACCGGAATATCTCCTTGAAATGCCGGGACCGGGCTGGGCGCATATGTTCTCCGCGGTCTTCACAGCCGCTTTCTTTCTGCTGCTGACGGTGAAGGCCGTTGCGATCGCGCTCGTCTGCGGCGCATTGGCCATCTTCGCCACGCTCGTCTGGTGCTGGCAGCTCGACCCGCCGCCGCGCGGACGCGTCGAGATCGGCGGCGGGATCAGTCTGCCTACCTATATGTCCGGCCCCTCGTCGCACGCCTGGTGGGCGATGATCGTGCTTATCCTCGTCGCCGCCTCGCTCTACATCACCTTCGTCTTCTCCTACCTCTATCTTTGGACCGTCAGCCCACAAGTCTGGCCCGTCGTTGGCGCGTCGCCGCTTCCGGACCTGCGCTGGGCGGCGAGCGGCGCGTCGCTGATGCTTCTCAGCATTCTTGCGTTCAGGATGGCCGACCGTGCGCTTCCCAAACCCGGTTCGATCAGCCTATCGGCGGCGCTTCTGATGATCGCCGGCGCCTTGTGCCTCATCGCCGGTGTCGGGATAGAAGGCTATGCGCAATGGCGATCCGGCCTGCGGCCGGGGGAAAACTCCTACGGCGCCATGGTGTATTTGGAGATTGTCTTGACAGGGCAGCTCGTGGCGACTGTCGCGGTGATGACCGGATTCGCCTTGGCGCGTCTCTTCACGGGGAAACTCGATGCGCAGCGACGCGTATCATTCGAAAGCGCGGCGCTGCTGGCTTACTACACAGCCGCGCAAGGGCTCCTCGGATTTCTGCTCATTTATGGCTTTCCGCGAATGCTGGAGTAGACGATGTCGCGTGCAAGCAAGGCTGAGCATCCTCGCTGGTCTCTGACGACGATTATCGCCTTTTTGCTCGCCGGTCCCATCGTCTGGGGCCTGCATTTTCTTTTTGTCTATGGCGGGCATACGCTGATGTGCGTGCTCGGCTGGTCCAGCGAGCCGCAAGTCATACGGGCGGCCGTCATCGCGGCTGGCGGCGCAGCCCTTGCGCTTCTTGTTTTCCTCGCGCGTGCGGCGCGCCGCTGGCGTCGCTATGTGGTCGAGGGCGGCGGCGGCTCGGCCGCGTCAGCGGAGTTTCAAATGTATGCGACGTTGCTGCTGATCCTGCTGTCGACCGCCGGCGTGGCGTGGTCGAGCCTTGCAGCGTTCTTTATCGCTCCCTGCCAGACGCTGCGATGAAGTCGCCCGAGAGAGTATAGGGAGGATGGCGCCGCGGGCGCTGCGCCTGAGCCTGCCGGCGCCGACGCGCCGCCCTCTGCGCCAAAGGCTTGGAGCATCTCGCGCCGGTTTGCGCGCGCAGCAGATTCTCAGGCCGGGCCGGATCAGCCTACGCCGCTCGCGACAATCCGGCGTCCAAGTTCTGTATTCTAGGCCGCAGGCTTCGCCTGTTCAGCGACCTTGACTGGAAGCTGCGTCCGAATCGCATCGACGATCCTCTGAACGGAGGCGTCGGCCTCGCTGGCGCGCTTCTCCGCCGCGACCGCCCGCTGCTCCATGGCCGCAAGATCGGCCTGCCTCGCCGCGAGCTGCGACTGCGCGCCATCGAGATCTTTCCGCGTCTGAATGAGGGCCGCTGAGAGTTCGGCGGCTTCCGACTCCGATTTGCGCAACGCGGCTTCGGCGCGATCGCCGCGGTCTTCGGCGCGCTCCAGCTTTTCTCTCACCGCATTGGCGGCGCTATGCGCGCGCGCCACCGCCTGAGCGGACTGCTTTTCGAGTTCCTTGATCGCCGCAGCGGCCTGGGACACGAGGTCCAGCGCCGCCGTAGCGTCGTCAGTGGCGCGCAGCCGCTGACGGACAGGAAAGTTCGGCGCCGGCGGCGCCAGCGGCCTGTTGTCCCCTCTCGGGATGATTTCGTCCATCACCTGATCCAGATCCAGCGAATCCATTTGCGCCTCCCGCCATCGCACGAACTGAGTTGGGCCAGCCGTCCAATCAGATTCCTATTATGGTCAAGAATCCGGCCAAATCTCGACCATTAGGTCAAGTTTTAACCATAACCAGCGGGGTAAGCGTTTTTCCTAGGACAGATCGGCCTCCAAGGACCAATGCTTAAGCTACTAAGAGCGCCGATGCGACTAAAAACGTGCCTTGCTCACACAAATTCTGTGTAAGCGCTCAATATCACCGCGCAGCTGTAATAATTATGGCGCAATAGCCCAGGGACCTCACGCTCGCTCCCTTACCAAAAGAGCTCGTCATGAATAGAATGGCCGACTCCACCATTTCCAAAGAGAAAAAGCCGGCGCATTCGGCCTTCGGGAAATTTATTCGTTTTTTCAACGAGGTGGACATCGCCGACGTGCCGCTGGTGGGCGGCAAGAACGCCTCGCTTGGCGAAATGTACCGGGAGCTGACGGCGAAAAGCATCCTGGTGCCCAATGGCTTCGCCGTCACCGCCGAGGCCTATCGCTATACGCTCGATGCAGCGGGCGTCTGGACCGCGCTTCGAGAGGCGCTCGACGGATTGAACCCGTCTGACGTCGATGATCTCGCCAAGCGCGCCGCGCGAGCCCGCGACATCGTTTATGGCGCGCAGACGCCCCCCGATGTCGAAGCCGAAATTCGCAGCGCCCTCGCCCGCCTCACCGACGAATACGGAGCCGATTTGACGGTCGCCGTGCGCTCGTCGGCGACGGCGGAAGATTTGCCGAGCGCAAGTTTCGCCGGACAACATGACACCTATCTCAATGTGCGCGGCCCCGCCGCCGTTCTCGACGCCATCCGTCATTGCTTCGCGAGCCTGTTCACCGACCGCGCCATCCGCTATCGCATCGACAACGGATTCGATCACTTCAAAGTGTTCAACTCCGTCGGCGTGATGAAAATGGTGCGCTCGGATTTGGCGGCGTCCGGCGTCGTCTTCACGATCGACACGGAAAGCGGATTCGAGGACGTTGTCTTCATCACCGGCGCCTACGGCCTCGGCGAAAATGTGGTGCAAGGCGCCGTCGACCCGGACGAATTCTACGTCTTCAAGCCCACCTATCGGCAGGGCAAGCGCGCGATTTTGAAGCGCGCGCTCGGGGCGAAAAAAATCAGGATGGTCTTTTCGGACCGGGGCCGGACGACGACGCGCAACATCCCTACCGACGCCAAGGAAAGAGAGAAATTCTGCATCTCCGACGAAGAGGCGCTGACGCTCGCCGGCCAGGCGATCGAGATCGAGGACCACTATAGCGCCAAAGCCGGCGCGCGCCGCCCCATGGACATCGAATGGGCCAAGGATGGTCTCGACGGCCAGCTCTACATCGTTCAGGCTCGCCCCGAAACCGTCGCGTCCCGCCGCGACCGGAACATCGCTGAAATCTACAAGGTGACGAAGCACGGCGCGGTGAAAGTCGAAGGACGCGCGGTCGGCGCAAAGATCGCCAGCGGCAAGGCGCGCATGATCGAGCGCGCCAGCGAGCTTTCAACATTCGTTCCCGGCGAGATCCTCGTCGCCGATACGACGTCGCCCGACTGGGGCACGGTGATGAAATCGGCCGCCGCCATCGTGACGAACCGCGGCGGCCGCACGTGCCATGCGGCGATCGTCGCGCGCGAACTTGGCATTCCGGCAATCGTCGGCACGGACGCGGCGACGCGACTCATCCGCACCGGCGACGTGATCTCGGTGAGCTGCGCCGAGGGCGATGTCGGAAAGGTCTACGAGGACGCCATCGAGTTTGAGGTGGAGCGCGTCGATCTGTCGACTCTGACGAAGCCCGTCACGCATGTGATGATGAACGTCGGCAATCCCGACATCGCTTTCGGCCTCGCGGCGTTGCCGAACGACGGCGTCGGCCTTGCGCGCATGGAGTTCATCATTGCGGACTCGATCAAGGCGCATCCGATGGCGCTCGTTCACCCGGAGCGACTCGGAGCGCGCGAACGCGCCGAAATTGCGCGACTGACCGCAAATTATGCAAGCCCCAGCGAATTCTTCGTGAAGCGCTTATCTGAAGGCGTCGGCACGATCGCAGCGGCGTTTTATCCAAAGCCTGTCATCGTGCGCATGTCCGACTTCAAGAGCAATGAATACGCCTCATTGCTCGGCGGAGAGGTTTTCGAAACGCAGGAAGCCAATCCCATGATCGGCTTTCGCGGCGCGTCGCGCTATGCGCACCCTGCTTACCGGGAAGGCTTCGCGCTCGAATGCGCCGCGATGACCCGCGTGCGCGACGAGATGGGCCTGACCAACGTCAAACTGATGATTCCCTTCTGCCGCCGCATCGAAGAAGCGGAGAAGGTCATTGCGCTGATGCGCGAGCTCGGTCTCGAACGCGGCAAGAACGGGCTCGAGATCTACGTGATGTGCGAAATTCCAAACAACGTCATGCTTATCGATCAATTCTCCAAATATTTCGACGGTTTTTCGATCGGCTCGAACGATCTGACGCAACTGACGCTCGGCGTCGACCGCGACTCCGAAATCGTCGCCTTCGACTTCGACGAACGCGACGAAGGCGTGAAGGAGATCATTCGTTTGGCGGTCGAAGGGGCCAAGCGCAACGGGCGGCACAGCGGCATTTGCGGCCAGGCGCCCTCGGATTATCCGGAGATCGCTGAATTCCTCGTGCGCTTGGGAATCGATTCGATCAGCCTCAATCCCGACACGGTTTTGCAGACCACAAGACGCATCGTCGACCTGGAGAAGCATCTCGGTCGAGAGCCGCGACAGACGGATTGACCGATCCGGCGCGTCTTTGCATTCGTTCAATCGCCGTCCACCCCCCAGCGCCCGCGTAAGGCGTCGATCGACCGTGGCGCGCGTCGCCGAATAAAGGAAAAGCAAATGAGCGCAGCCGCCAACCGGAAAGTCCTCGCGACGATGGCTCCAGCGGCCGGACTTGTGGGAGTCGCCGCAGCGCTGCATTTTGCGCAAGCCGGTCCCATCGTAAACTTCATCGCCTCGGCTTTGGCCCTGGCGAGCGTCGCGCATGTGATTGGCGAAGCCACCGATCAGCTTGGCAATCACCTCTCGCCGGCGGCGACGGGCATCGTTCAGTCGGCGGTCGGCAATCTTCCCGAACTGTTCGTCTGCATCTTCGCGCTCAGGGCCGGGCTGCTGACCGTCGTGCAGGCTTCGCTGATCGGCTCCATTCTGTCGAACGCGCTTCTCGTCCTGGGCCTTGCTTTTGTCGCCGGCGGTTGGAGGGTCGGCGTTCTTCACTTCGAAAGTCAGACCCCGCGAATGATCGCGACGCTGCTTCTGCTGGCGGTGTCGGCGCTGGTGCTGCCAACGCTCGCTCAGGAGCTGCATCTGCCGAGCGGCGCGCATGAGCAGGAGCTCGCCGTCGTCTGCGCGGTCGTGCTTCTTTTCGTTTTTGTTGTGCTCACCCATGCGATGCTCAGTCGGGGGCAGCGCGCGTTGCCGGCCGAGACCCACGCGCGCGTGCATGCATGGTCGCTCGGCGCCGCGATCGGCGTTCTCGCGGCTTGCGGCGGCGCCGCCGCCTTCGTATCCGACTGGTTCGTCGACGCGCTCGGTCCAGCGATCGAAATCTTGGGCGTCAGCGAGGCCTTTTCCGGCCTCGTCATCGTCGCCATCGCCGGCAACGCCGTCGAAAATGTCGTTGGCGTTCGGCTCGCGGCTCAGGGCAAGGCCGACCTTGCGGTCAGCGTCATTTTGAACTCAGCGCTCCAGGTCGCCGTGGCGCTTATTCCGATTCTGGTGCTCGTCAGCTTTGCGATGGGCGGCGCGGCGCCGTTCACGCTCGCCATTCCGCCGATTCTTGCGGCGGCCATGTTTCTTTCAGTGTTGGTGGTCACGGTGGTCACCGTCGACGGCCGGGCAGACATGGTCGACGGGGCGGCGCTTGTTGGTCTTTACGTCATTATCGCGGCGATCTTCTGGTGGGGTTAGCGCCTCCTCGGCGCCAACGTAACGCCTCCTCAATTCTACGCTTTTTCCGACCGTGAAGGGATGAGCGCAGTCGCTCTCGCCCTATATCTCTCGCCCTGAAGGCGCCGCGGAGCCGACGCGGCCTAGCGTCGTGCGGGAAAACAGATCGCGGCGGTGGGAGGGACTTATGAAAGCAAGAATAGCGATCCTCGTCGCTGGCGTCCTCGCCTGCGGCGGAGTGGCCCAGGGCGGCGCAGTCGAAGCGCATCGCGTATTTCTTCCGCAGAACATGAAATGGGAACTGGCGCCGAGCTCGCTGCCGGGCGGCGCCGAAATGGCGGTGCTGTACGGAGATCCAAGCCGGGAAGGCGACTTCGTCGTCAGGATCAAAGCGCCGAAAGGCTATCGGGTGCCGCCACACACGCATTCCAAAGCCGAGCTCGTCACGATCATCTCAGGCGCATTCAGTTTCGGTCGAGGGCAGGCGGCCGACCGCGCCACGGTCGAAAAGCTACCGGCGGGAAGCTTCATTTCAATGCCTGCCGGCGTGCTGCATTATGTTTTCGTCGACGAGGACTCGGTGCTCCAGATCAACGCCAGCGGTCCTTGGCAGATCGACTATTACGATCCGAAAGACGATCCGCGGCTGAATATTGCGCCTGCGGGAGCGCCTGTGCGCTAAGCGGAAAGCGCTTCAAAGAAAACGGCTCGCGCCTTTACATCCGAGGTCGCGAGCCGTTCCGTGTAGGGCTACCGCTGGTGGCGGCCGCCTCGAAAGAAAACGTAGGCCGCCGGCAATTTAAAGCAAGCCGGGCCGTCCCGCCCTCATCCGCGCCAGAACTCGCGAGGAACATTATTCGAGAGTGAGAGTTGCGCTTTGAAACCGTCGCGCAAGTAGCGCGCGCGGACAAGCGGAGTTCAGCCATGCTCTCGACCGTCCTCATCGTCGTTCTGCTGTTGTTGCTTATCGGCGCTCTGCCGACTTGGCCCTATAGCTCGCAATGGGGATATGGCCCCGGCGGCATTGTCGGCGCCCTGCTGGCAATCGTTCTCGTGATGGCGCTTATCGGCAGGCTGTAGCAGCTTCAGGCGTCGGCTCGGCCGCCTGACCATAGTCGGCGCGGGGTGCGGATTTGTTCGACGTCACCCAGCGCTTATCCTGTTAGGCGCGCTCGCGTTCATCCTACTTGGCGTCGGCGCAAACAATGCATGTCTCGCCCGGCGATGTCATCGCGCGCATTTAAACGGGGGCGTCCCATCTTGCCTATATCGACGTTTTCTACGCCCTGACGCTCGTCGCAGCGACGATCATCCCGCTCGCCTGGTGTTTGCGCCGCGTCCGGCTCGGCGCTTCGAACTCCGCGCCAGCGCATTGAGCCGTGCTCGACTGGCTTTTCGGCGCTGGATCGCTCCGGCGCGAAGCCGCGCCCCGTTCGGCTCGGGCGCGACCCGCTGTGCGCAAATATTCTTGCGACTGCCCAAGGGATTCCCGGCGGGGTTACTTTTTGTATTTTTCGCCATTAAAGTCCCGCCGCGCGGCTAAGTTCCGCACCCATCGATTGGAGTTCGATAATGTCTCATTCCTCGCTCGGCCGCGCGATGTGCGCGATGTCTTTCATCGCGCTGTCGTCCAGCGCCGCCATGGCTCAGTCGGTGCAAGTCGGCACCCTTCTCTGCCATGTCTCCGGCGGCGTCGGCATGATCATCATGGAGAATCAGGCGCTCGACTGCGTCTACACGGACGCTAAAGGCAGCCCGCCCCAGCATTATATCGGCAGGCTGACCAACGTCGGCGCCAATATCGGCATCAGCGGTCCGGGTCAGATGATTTGGACGGTTCTCGCGGCCACGAACAGCGTGGCGCCTGGCGCGCTGGCCGGAGACTATATCGGCGCGGAAGGGTCGGTCGCAGTCGGCGCCGGCGCCGGCGGCGCGGTCCTTGTCGGCGGCTCGAACAAGACCATCTCACTGCAGCCCGTGTCCGTCTCCCTTGGCACCGGCCTCAATGTTTCCGCCGGCATCGGCAATGTCAGCCTGCAATATATGCCGGTGACCCCGCCGCCGCCGCCGCCCGCCCCGGCCGCCAAGCCGAAGAAAACCCGCGCGCATCGGTAATCTCCGACGACGCAACGAACCGCAACCGGGCGCGCCGCCAGCGCGCCCGTCTTTCTGCGCCGCCTATTATTTCGTGTGCGGCGTCCCGAGATAGGGGAACTCTTTCAAAGTGTCGGTATGCGGCTCCAGCCCATCCGGCGGAATGTCGCCCTTTGAAAGAAAGGACAGCCGAAAGTTAATGACATCGTCGGCGAAGGTGCGGCCGTTGGGATAGCCCGCGGGCTTAGTGGGATCGAAGCTCAGCATGTCGGGCAAGATGCCGTGCGCGTCGATCGCCGAGATCGCCTCATCCCTCGTGTAGTCGCCGGTATGGCCCATCAGATGGATGAACAGTTCGAGCCAGCGCGCGCGATCGTTGACGGGTTCGCTGGCGTTATATTCTTCCTTTGTTTCGTCGGTATTGAAGAAGCTGCTGACCGACGGGTGGCCGGCGCGATCGGCGTGAATCAGCTTGCCGTCCTCGCGCACGCTGCACCGTCCCCAGATCCTGATCGCTGGATTGCCGCCAAGAGCGCTTGTCGGCATCTCGACGACCGTCGAAAGCACATTGGCTTCGGTGTTTGAATCCTTGCCGGTCCAGGGAGACTTGCCGCCAAGATGCGGCGCCGTGAAATTTCTGCCGCCGGACGTATCGTACAAGGCCAGAATGCCGTCGTAATCGAAAAAGAATGCGTCGCTGCGAACGCCGGCGAAGAAGGTGAGATCGCCTGATCGCACGATATTCGGCGTTGCGCCGAAGGAAACTTCCGCCCCGGAGACGATCTTCTCGCCTACGGCTTCGGGCGAATGCGACTCCGCGCCGCGCGCCAGGTAAACGTCGAAGGTCTGCCTGCCGTTTTGCTTGGGCGAGAACACATAGCTGATCGCGATATCCGTCAGGCAATCGCCGTCGTTGTCGATATTCAGCCGGTAGATGGCCTCAGGATGAAATTCATCGCAGGCGGGATTGGCGTTGAGGATGATCGCCGACCGAGACGGATCGCTTGGAGACTGGAAGGCGTAGAGATCGCACAGGTCCAACCTTTGATCGCCGAGCGGCGGACCGAGACTAAGACCGGTAAAATGATTCGACACGTGTCGCCTCCTATAAAGACGTGGAGAGAAAGTGCGGCTGATCTGTTTTAAGCGCCTGCCGCCGCACGCTATGTCGTGTTTGTTTCAACATCAAGATTGTTCGAAATTGTCTATTCACCGCGAATGAGTCTGATGATGCTCGAAAAATCGGCGCCGCCCTGGCCCGCCGCCTGATGCAGCGCATAGAGCTGCGTCGCGACGGCCCCGACCGGAGAGGCCGCCCCAGCCTGCGCGGCGGCTTCCTGCGCGAGTCGCAAATCTTTCAGCATCAAGGCGGTCATGAAGCCAGGCCTGTAATCATTGTTGGCCGGAGACGCCGGCGTCATCTCCGGCACGGGGCAGTAGGTCGTGAGCGACCACGACTGGCCCGAGGAGATCGACGCCGCGTCGAACAGCGCCCGATGCGAGAGGCCGAGCCGTTCCGCGAGCACGAAAGCCTCGGCCGTCGCGATCATGGTGGCGCCGAGCATGAGATTGTTGCAGATTTTCGCCGCCTGCCCCATGCCGGCGCCGCCGCAATGAAGCACATGCGCGCCCATATGTTCGAGGATCGGCCTTGCCGCGGCGAACGCCTCAGCCTCGCCGCCGCACATGAACGTCAGCGTCGCCGCTTTCGCGCCGGCGACGCCGCCCGACACCGGCGCGTCGACCGAGAGCGCGCCGCTCTCCTGCGCCAGCCGATGCGCGGCGCGCGCGCTTTCGACGTCGATCGTGGAGCAATCGATGAGGAGTTTGCCACGGGCTTGCGGCGCGATTTCGCGCCAGACGGCAAGCGTCTGATCGCCGCTTTGCAGCATGGTGATCGCAACGTCAGCGCCTTCGATCGCCTCGCGCAACGAACCTGCGGCGGCGACGCCCTCCTGGGCGGCGGCTTCGACCAGCGATGCATTAAGGTCGAATCCTCGCGTCTCGACGCCGGCGCGCGCCAGCGCCGCCGCCATCGGACGGCCCATGTTGCCCAGACCGATGAAAGCCGCTCGCATCACGGCTAGGACAAGGTCGGCATGACGAAACTCGCGCCTGTCCTGACGCCGCCGGGCCAGCGCGATGCGACAGTCTTCGTCTTTGTGTAGAAGCGAATCGCGTCCGGCCCATGCTGATTGAGATCGCCGAACATCGAACGCTTCCAACCGCCGAAAGTGTAATAGGCCAATGGCGTCGGGATCGGCACATTGACGCCGACCATGCCGACTTCGACGCGCGCGGCGAATTCGCGCGCCGCGTCGCCGTCGCGGGTATAGATGGCGACGCCATTGCCATATTCGTGATCATTGGCCAGCGACAGCGCCTCGTCGAAGCCGCGCGCGCGCACGACAGAAAGCACCGGACCGAAGATCTCCTCCTTGTAGATCCGCATCTCCGGCCGCACCTCGTCGAACAGACATCCGCCCATGTAGAAGCCGTTCTCATAGCCTTGCATTTTGAAGCCGCGTCCGTCGACGCGTAATTTCGCGCCCTCCTGGACGCCAAGCGCGACGTAGTCCTTGACCCGCTCCAGATGCGCGCGGGTGATCAGCGGACCGAAATCGGCTGAAGGATCGGTCGAAGGGCCGACGCG
This window of the Methylocystis hirsuta genome carries:
- a CDS encoding cupin domain-containing protein, with protein sequence MKARIAILVAGVLACGGVAQGGAVEAHRVFLPQNMKWELAPSSLPGGAEMAVLYGDPSREGDFVVRIKAPKGYRVPPHTHSKAELVTIISGAFSFGRGQAADRATVEKLPAGSFISMPAGVLHYVFVDEDSVLQINASGPWQIDYYDPKDDPRLNIAPAGAPVR
- a CDS encoding DUF3309 family protein, encoding MLSTVLIVVLLLLLIGALPTWPYSSQWGYGPGGIVGALLAIVLVMALIGRL
- a CDS encoding DUF992 domain-containing protein, producing the protein MSHSSLGRAMCAMSFIALSSSAAMAQSVQVGTLLCHVSGGVGMIIMENQALDCVYTDAKGSPPQHYIGRLTNVGANIGISGPGQMIWTVLAATNSVAPGALAGDYIGAEGSVAVGAGAGGAVLVGGSNKTISLQPVSVSLGTGLNVSAGIGNVSLQYMPVTPPPPPPAPAAKPKKTRAHR
- a CDS encoding sodium:proton exchanger encodes the protein MSAAANRKVLATMAPAAGLVGVAAALHFAQAGPIVNFIASALALASVAHVIGEATDQLGNHLSPAATGIVQSAVGNLPELFVCIFALRAGLLTVVQASLIGSILSNALLVLGLAFVAGGWRVGVLHFESQTPRMIATLLLLAVSALVLPTLAQELHLPSGAHEQELAVVCAVVLLFVFVVLTHAMLSRGQRALPAETHARVHAWSLGAAIGVLAACGGAAAFVSDWFVDALGPAIEILGVSEAFSGLVIVAIAGNAVENVVGVRLAAQGKADLAVSVILNSALQVAVALIPILVLVSFAMGGAAPFTLAIPPILAAAMFLSVLVVTVVTVDGRADMVDGAALVGLYVIIAAIFWWG
- a CDS encoding DUF4331 family protein; translated protein: MSNHFTGLSLGPPLGDQRLDLCDLYAFQSPSDPSRSAIILNANPACDEFHPEAIYRLNIDNDGDCLTDIAISYVFSPKQNGRQTFDVYLARGAESHSPEAVGEKIVSGAEVSFGATPNIVRSGDLTFFAGVRSDAFFFDYDGILALYDTSGGRNFTAPHLGGKSPWTGKDSNTEANVLSTVVEMPTSALGGNPAIRIWGRCSVREDGKLIHADRAGHPSVSSFFNTDETKEEYNASEPVNDRARWLELFIHLMGHTGDYTRDEAISAIDAHGILPDMLSFDPTKPAGYPNGRTFADDVINFRLSFLSKGDIPPDGLEPHTDTLKEFPYLGTPHTK
- the ppsA gene encoding phosphoenolpyruvate synthase produces the protein MADSTISKEKKPAHSAFGKFIRFFNEVDIADVPLVGGKNASLGEMYRELTAKSILVPNGFAVTAEAYRYTLDAAGVWTALREALDGLNPSDVDDLAKRAARARDIVYGAQTPPDVEAEIRSALARLTDEYGADLTVAVRSSATAEDLPSASFAGQHDTYLNVRGPAAVLDAIRHCFASLFTDRAIRYRIDNGFDHFKVFNSVGVMKMVRSDLAASGVVFTIDTESGFEDVVFITGAYGLGENVVQGAVDPDEFYVFKPTYRQGKRAILKRALGAKKIRMVFSDRGRTTTRNIPTDAKEREKFCISDEEALTLAGQAIEIEDHYSAKAGARRPMDIEWAKDGLDGQLYIVQARPETVASRRDRNIAEIYKVTKHGAVKVEGRAVGAKIASGKARMIERASELSTFVPGEILVADTTSPDWGTVMKSAAAIVTNRGGRTCHAAIVARELGIPAIVGTDAATRLIRTGDVISVSCAEGDVGKVYEDAIEFEVERVDLSTLTKPVTHVMMNVGNPDIAFGLAALPNDGVGLARMEFIIADSIKAHPMALVHPERLGARERAEIARLTANYASPSEFFVKRLSEGVGTIAAAFYPKPVIVRMSDFKSNEYASLLGGEVFETQEANPMIGFRGASRYAHPAYREGFALECAAMTRVRDEMGLTNVKLMIPFCRRIEEAEKVIALMRELGLERGKNGLEIYVMCEIPNNVMLIDQFSKYFDGFSIGSNDLTQLTLGVDRDSEIVAFDFDERDEGVKEIIRLAVEGAKRNGRHSGICGQAPSDYPEIAEFLVRLGIDSISLNPDTVLQTTRRIVDLEKHLGREPRQTD